Proteins encoded by one window of Sphingomonas ginkgonis:
- the rfbC gene encoding dTDP-4-dehydrorhamnose 3,5-epimerase, protein MLEVRSLPLEGLLELVPTRFADERGFFSETYNAQVWRESGLVFDFVQENHSLSRSPGVLRGLHYQLPPAAQTKVVRVTRGRIFDVAVDIRRGSPTFGKWVGIQLSAEQWNQLLVPVGFAHGFVTLEPGTEVQYKVTHCYSPADERVIRFDDPAIGIDWPVDSVEVTLSAKDRSAPLLADAELFS, encoded by the coding sequence ATGCTTGAGGTTCGGTCGCTCCCGCTCGAAGGTTTGCTCGAGCTGGTGCCCACCCGCTTTGCCGACGAGCGGGGATTCTTTTCCGAGACTTACAACGCGCAGGTCTGGCGCGAGTCCGGGCTGGTGTTCGACTTCGTCCAGGAGAACCACAGTCTGTCGCGGTCGCCCGGCGTTCTGCGCGGACTCCATTATCAGCTTCCGCCCGCCGCCCAGACCAAAGTCGTTAGAGTGACCCGCGGCCGGATCTTCGATGTCGCCGTCGACATCCGCCGCGGATCCCCCACGTTCGGGAAGTGGGTGGGCATCCAGCTTTCCGCCGAGCAGTGGAACCAGCTGCTTGTCCCGGTCGGATTTGCACACGGGTTCGTCACCCTCGAGCCCGGCACGGAGGTCCAGTATAAGGTGACCCACTGTTACAGTCCTGCCGACGAGCGGGTGATCCGGTTCGATGATCCGGCGATCGGAATCGACTGGCCGGTCGATTCGGTTGAGGTCACGCTGTCGGCTAAGGACCGTTCCGCGCC